Genomic segment of Citrus sinensis cultivar Valencia sweet orange chromosome 7, DVS_A1.0, whole genome shotgun sequence:
ttatttttaggtgcaagtgtcctcaatgtttttttttttaatgtggaCACATTGTTAAATCACGTTGTTTAACAATATGTTCgcgaggaaaaaaattaaggacaCCCGCATTAGAGAATTActgtgtatgtatgtatatatgtatgtatgcggTTTAATAGTGTGAtcgcatgaaaaaaaattgaagaccTCCGCACTAAAGAAAGATTgtgtatatatgtgtgtgtgtgtgtgtaaacaTTTTCAGGTGTGGCgcctccattttttttaatgcagaaGTCTTATGgcttaataaagttaattttcaatataccATCAAGCTGTCGGTTTAGTAAACTTAAAAACTGACTATATTAAATCTTACGGTTTAAAAATTGtctacatgaaaaaaaatgtgggtGCCCGTACTAGATAAGGATTGTgggtgtatatatatatatatatatatatatatatatatatctacaCATAAAAGTTGGTTGAGTAGTTGAGTTGAGCCATGTACGATTATTTCCTTAACTAACTTTGTTATGTGCAGCCTGCAGGATGATTTTTTTGGCTCATAATGAGAGtaattcatatttaataaaatatctcatGATTCATGAGTTAAGAGTTATCCCAAGTGCTTACCTAAGAGCTAATGTATACCAATGTGCCATTAACTTCTTGACAATAAAGAgacttttttatattattcttcaatttttgatTGTATATACATGAAATAATGCTATTGCACGAaacatgtacatatatatttatagacacacacacacgcacaacAGACCGATGTGGTGTAATTATGATCGGTTGAATTAAGATTTaaagtaatattaataaaattctgtAGGTCAAGTGATGTATTCATTTAACTAAATAACCAAGTATGGTATGCTGCGTCGGTTTGCATGAAAGATTTTACGTACATATCATTGCTCTTACTCATATTGTTCTAATGCTAGCTGATGCTTTATATTGCAGTTGTGGAACAAGACTTGTGTATCTTCAAGAGAGTTGCCACTCGCCatgaattataaatgatatgaTCCCCAATGTAATTTGAAGGACAATACGACTGTTAGTaacatttttactttattaaattaaaaaaatcctcATTAGAgaattatcatattatatatatgtgtatgtattatttatcaaatatttgcCTTACATAGCAAAAgccatttaattaatgttgattgtatgctatttttattaatttagtgaTAATGAATTTTGTCTTGAAATATCgttattaaattatgtttttcGCCCCATTATTATTTAGATGCACATTCAatctcaaataaataaaatagggttattatcattttactacttaaaaaattatcaaatatcaaatgactacaataaatattgtctcttatcattttcttattatatctttatcaaaatatcattttactacttttttgttacaacaaatatcattttactattcataattaaaaaaataataagacaaatttttaattcatatattataattccagaaaaaagaattatgttggtattttatatctattttaataaatatattacaaatttattttgtaaataaattttaagttttttttaatcacgAAGGATGAAATTAGTATTTTGTTAATCAACTAACTGGTCAACTAACGGTTATAAtgaaaaagtagtaaaataatatttttataaggatatagtagaaaaatgataggagataattctttttatagtcatttaatatttaataatttttaaagtagtgaaatgataataactCACTCAAATAAATACATGCTGAAACTGAGTTGACTCGTTGTCAAACCTCCCGGCAACTCGGCTTTCTTGATTTTTCATGTTCTAGTGGCATTTAATGTCCCACGTGGCGCGTAAATCCAGGAGCCACATCAACAAAGCATTCACATGCACTCCCGAAATCCCATAATTACGAAACTACCACTCTCTTGGTCACTTACAGTTCGTTAACAACTCAGGGTTATTTCGTAATCCAgtcttttgctttttcaataaaaaaaataaaaataaaaccctGTTTCTAAATTCGATTCAGACAACGAACTAACAACGAGCGAAGCTAATAACCGTCTTTCATCATCATGGCGCTTCTTGTTCCTGGTGGTGGGTGCGCACGTTTAGCCATCTCCCACCCAGCGCAAGTTAGCCGGAGAACAGCCGTTGTTGCTACGCTGTCACCTCCCAAACGCGATAAAGTTGACTACTGGGTCGATGCAACTTCGAGCTTCTTTGAACCAGACTCCAGACCCATCATGTTATATGATGGtaattacaactttttttaaaattatttttattccattTATGAATGAAGTtgattcattttattaattctagctagctataaaataaaaaaaacttcgCTTATGCTccttaattaacttttaatttatatatattttttttaatcactgctatgaaatgaaatcattaGTGGTCGAAAACTATTAGCTGTTGAGTAGAATAGaatgtttaccaaacactttagcaGCCGGTATCTAGCTAAGCTACTATTGTagttaatatttcttttgaattttcgTTCCATAGGTGTTTGCAATTTGTGTAATGGAGGAGTGAAGTTTGTACGGGATAACGACAAAAATAGGCAAGTGATCTAACCGCTGGCTTGTTGAGTAATTTGATGAATAATGtgttaaatgataaatatcaaATGTTATTCGACCTCAAGCCAAATGTTCCACAATGATTGATCACGATCCTTTGGCGTTGACAATATTCCTAGATAGGCTAATTTGATCTTCCCCGTTAAAGGTGTTCCATGTATCAGCTCATTTTGATTTGTACATAATTAAGCTACTGCAAAGAAAATTGGTCCTCCCAGATTTCGCACATTTTCAACTTGGCATTTTGGCTtgtatttttaagtttgttcatgatatttcaaattattactTCTTATGGTTGAAAAGTATTATATGAATTAGTTGAAAACATGATTATGAATGCTAAACAAGATTGAGGTCACTGAAAATATCACTTCCTTTACCTGCTATTAATTATGAACCCTCCAAGGAATATCTTTCttataaatgattttctttaaatccaaaagggaaagaaaatcATAGAATTTGTCTCTTCAAAGTGTTTCTTAGCTATAAATCTGCTCCCAATGACTGTTCTTCTTCATATCTTTGTCTGGCAATTGACAGGAGAATCAGGTACGAAGCTCTCCAGAGTGAATCAGGCAAGAAACTGCTGAGGAGGTCAGGAAGAGCTCCTGATGATATTTCAAGTGTTGTGCTTGTTGAAAAGGATAGGTACGCGGATATTATTTTCAGTGTATTCTAAAACTGATGTTAAATTGGTCTGAATTCTAAAGGATGGCACCTGAATTTAGTTTCTGACCTTTTAGGGTAATGGTAACTATGTTCCACCAATTTTAACATTTCACATTGTGTCAATGTCTGTCttctaattaattcaaatgagATTATTCCTATCCCCTCTCCCTTCATGTTTCTATCTGTCTCTCTTGAATAGAAAAGGTTTGCACAAGAATGATTAAGAATTGATGGTGGATTTCAGATCATATATCAAGTCAGATGCTGTTCTTAAGATAATGGAATACATAGACCTACCTTTCCCTCAGCTAGCATTTTTTCTACAGTTTGTTCCTCAGTAAGTCGTCCCTTCTTTGTTGCTGTAGTTCTGAAACAAATGAGCAGAgcaatggaaatttattattctgtTTTTTGCTATGGGTGGTTGCAGGTTTGTAAGAGATTTTGCATATGACAACATAGCAAACAATCGATACAACATTTTTGGCCGCTCAGATTCATGTGAGTTATATGATAATTAAGGATGTGCAATCGTTGCGGCTAATgaatgtatgtatatatttgaAACTCCAGAAATGAGGGATCATAATGTGGTCCATTGTTTCTTGCTCTGTGGAAATAGAATATACTGTGAACATGTTTATCAATTGACATTTGACAACTCTTAATGTAAATTGGTCATCTTGGCCATATATATGCTTACAATTCTGACCTTATTGTtacaaatatttgattttactcttttttttcctccttatCAATTGATACGTATGAAGTGCATAATTTTTTCCCcctatttaataatttcctAGTTCTTCTGGTGATTACATCAGAGCTTTATTGTAACATATTTGTGGCCATATATTAAAACAAGCCTTCTCTATCTTGACTTTATTGTCAAGTGTTTAAGTTCCTAATACTTTTTGATCTATTGGATGCCAACATATGATCCCAGCTCTTCAAAGCCTATTGCGggcaatatttttttggtaaCCATGTCTTTCCTCCTCATAGTATCCTGTTTCTTTAGTAGTTGATAGAATGGCACGCACACTCACCCTCAACCTCCCATTCCCCATTCTAATTAAGTAGACTTCTGCAGCAAGCAGCTGCACATATAATGGAGTGATAACATCATTGAGGGAATGCTATTTGTGGGACCCACATAGAGGTATGGAGCTCCCATttgataatttcaatattttaaatccTGGTAGTTTTGTTGAATTCTCTTGGTCCAAGGACTACATCCTGTTAGGTTGGAAATTTGTAAGGACCAGCATAGTTTGAAGCTTTAGGAAAAGGAAAGCAGGATCGGACAATCCTTTTAAATGATATCCTGGAGGTTTGAGAGCATCAAAAGTTTACTGTTTCTGCTAATTCCAAATGTTGAAAGTTTGTATCTGAGTATTTTGTGCATCACTTCCTTgcaaagttttcttttatcctATAGGAAAGGAAGATATTTTATGAACTATTCGTAGTTATTGTGCAATATTACTATTTCAAACATCTATCTCCCTTTTGTACACTTAAGAAAGCATCTGCCTTACACTGATAAAAGATAGAAGATAAAAGAATAGAAGTTCAAATGATAAGATCCGAGAGCTGAGTTGTATGCATATGCATAAATGCCTAAATATCATCCAGTATTTATCGACATATATCTTGTGTGCTCTATTGCATATGCGTGCATGGATATTGTCTACATAGATGTGAGGATGTGAAGGTTGGAATCCAGTATCCTAGTATTGCATGAAGGTTTTGTGGTTAATCTGCTACAAGAATAATCAGCTATGAGAGTGTGGGAGAGGTTCGTTGTGTATCTTGTCGCCTTTGTATAGCTTGGACAAGCCGAGTGCATATCTGACAAAATGGCAATGGTTAGCCGAAATTTGTGAACcccaattttgaaattttcaacaaatgtttgaaatgaacgTTTAGTGATATACCCAAGGACTAAGAGGATTAAAGCTATAATCCAACACAATTGTTGATAGTGCATGTACTTGGGTTTCCTATGCTTGGCATCATATCCCGCAGCAATGTATTTTTCGCTTACATATCCATATTGGGGACGTAGAAAGAGGATAAATCCAAGGAGAACTCCAGAGGCAAATCCTCCAATATGTGCCAAATTGTCTACACCATCCACACCGGGTATGAATCCAAAAGCCAAATTCAGGGCAATAACAGAACCTAGAACTGAAAGTGATGTGCACTGAATAGAGAAGAGTTAGAACTTATATCTGTTTATATCTTTGTGAAAGTTCATTTTGGAATGATGTTTGAAGTTActttaagaataatattatgaCTTTCAATTTcacaactattattattattattttaagaataatatcTGCGAGGTTTATGTCattgtgttattattttaaagcagTTAGTAACATAGTCACCTTATTTTCATAGATCGTCCAGTTTGCAATTAACTCAGAAAGCATGGTTCCCAACAGTCCAAAGAGTGCACCGGATGCTCCAACTGaaacaatttctttctttcctttatgGTGAAGACAAGATAAAAGGCTTCCACCAAACCCAGAAAGCAGATACAGAGGTGCTATTCTCGCTGCCATATTGAAGAGTGATTTACAACCAGTAAGAACTTATAGTACAATAATTCACTCGTAGTTCATTATCAAGTTCTTACCGAATCCAAATTCCTGTTCCAGGCGGTAACTAACAAGCATAAGGCTCGTCATGTTGACAACCAAATGAATGATTCCAGCATGAAGCCACATGCTAGACAAGAGACgatatttttgatttttcctCACAACTAGGTTTCGGTCAAGGCCACCGAGATCTCTGAGcctggaagaaaataaaggagaGTAATCTATCCCTGTTTCCAATTAAGTACACAAAATGAAACAGAAACATTGTTGAGGGTTCGACTTCTTAATTACGTGGAGATGGAAGGTCCGAGGAGATAATTTTCCTTCCATGGTTGAAAGGAATATCTCCCTAATATATCTCTCAAAACACATTGGTGACTGTCTGCAGTTTTCGCAGGGCAATTGTTTACATGCATGGTGTAAACGAAcataataatgcaaacaacAAAGATGACCGGCGTGAGCCATGCGCGCCACTGCTCGGGAGCGTATGGCTTGTTCTCCATGGCGGCCTGCCGGCAAGAAAGATTGCAGGATCAACAATACcagaagagagagaaggagaCGGGAGGGGGGGATAGAATTTGGGTGGCAACGAGCACGTCTTGCTAGGCTGGTAAGCTATTTTTGGTGCTTTTGATTTATTGCTCATGAAACCGCTCTTTCTAAAGATTGTTCCATATGCAGTCCGCCGGGTTATATTGTTGAatctttgaaaataataataacttttctGCAACGTTCATATCATTGTTTTCGgttatcaattttcttttttcaataaaatgtaATTCATATACGATATTGCAACATCATTGTCCTAGATGTggatattgattttttttagttggtTTTCGTATTTTACCCCTCAGACAAATTTGCTAGGATTAGTGTTccaaaattttagttgtttgtaATATGAATTTAGcatagaaatttaaataacttcCAGAAGGGGATATGCGACCTTCCATTTGGTCAGTTTCGAGGTTCCTAAAACGGCAAATATGTGCTGAATAAGTTCTATACGTAAAGAgttgtattaaaaataataataataataataataacaggaAGTTGGTATATTTATGTCGGTAATTGAAATAGTTCAATATTTGTTTacttagttattttttaatgttctcACACtgtaaaacaaataatcagattcaggaaaaaaatgtattttgaaaactttatgCCAGCCGAATTTCGTGTGGGAGCACCTTATActagtagggatggcaatggggaggggaggggaggagaccgatctccccgtacccatccccgatattttgtatatgtccccgtcccctccccgtccccgttagaattacttgagagaatccccatccccgaataactaatatatttttttttcgattttgagttaattatattaaaataaaaaattcaaataaaagtaaagttcgaaatatatcttacattaatatctattacaaaagtcacatacattaaattgtaagtaacgcaacatgcaagggatacaaacttcttttacaaactatcatgaacaaattaatagtataatacaaaattattacaaataaaatcgaatttagattcaaaattaactttttcaatggtggcgtgggcactttataaatgtggattaTTCCATTtgcaacacaatagttaaatcggagcaaatcaaaagcaaatattagattagattagattagatattaaaattgtgatttgttgtgggcaattataacatctaaaaataaataaaaaaatatatttaagttaatgtctttttaatgtcctaaataaaaatttaggactttaattacttaattaagcctaaaagtttaataatataaatattttgatattttttatttttaccaatatttataattttataatttaaattttattatttatttactagtaattttaaaaaattaaaatggggaaatgggtaggggatggggattccacctcatccccgtcccctccccgaataagaaattgggtaaaaaaattttcccgtcccctccccgaataagaaattgggtatgaaattatccccataccctccccgaatgggaaAAATTCCCGAGGATACTCGTCCCCGTGggaatttttgccatccctatatACTAGCCATCGTCTCCTAAAATTTTGGTGGTAACACTCCTCAAATTATTGGTTATCTTTTATATCTTTTAGGTAACAACttagtaataatattaaagacAAGCTTGGTGGATTTATTCATGTAAGATGGCAATTAAGACGTAAAGTGGGGTTGTCAATGGGCCAGGGCCTGGGACTCGCAGTGGTACTAAAGCAGAGTCTCGACATTTACTCACGTGGACATAAATTGAGACCTGGGAAAGGTCTTTATAAACTGGGCTAAAGACAAGAGGTCCGTCCGTAGGTGCGTTGAATTGAAATAAGGTTTGCTTGGGAAATTGAAGTAAGCACGAGACTTCTAACTAATTATCTATTAACGTTGCTAGAACAGTGAAAAAACCAACTCCATGTACAGGTGGGCAAAATTGGGTTCGGGTCAATCCGATCGGATTAGACAAAAATCAATCCGAATTATATTCGGACCGGATCGAGTCGGGTCAATAATTCGAGTTTAATTTGGGTAAGATTGAGTTCGGATTTGAAGCTTGAAAGTTGAAAGCTTCAAAATCGGGTTCGAGTGGGGAGAAAGCCAGAAACTCGGGTTGGGTTGTGAGGATTCGGCCTTCAAGCAGCTGATCGGTGGCCACGACAGCAGATCACAGATGAGTTTTTGGCAGCAGATGGGCAGACGTGCAACGACAGATCGCGGAAGACTCACAGCTGGACGCGGTTTCACTTGGCAGCAGCAGATTGCGGCTTCACTTGGCAGCAGCAGATCGCGACTTCACTTGGCAACAACATATCGTGGTTTTACTTGGCAGTTGTCAACAGCAGATCGCAGTTTGACAGTGTTGTGAACTTGTGAAGTTGtgattcttgttttgtttgtggACTTGTGCTGGTGTGTGCGTCTGTGAGAGCGAGTGACTTTGTGTGTGTGCGGCGTGTGGTGCCTaatggtgtgtgtgtgtttaggtttagttagtttattttttttggcaaaCCCGATTGGGtattcggatcgggtcgggttttCACAAACTGATCgggtttgtaatttttaatctgatCAGGTTTCAATCCCGACCCAAACCCGAAATTTCGGGTTGGGTAAAATACCCACCCCTAAGTCTCCATGtgatctttttaaaaattttcaaaatgattACATAGTTGCATATCTAATTTCTCTCAAATATTGAAAGGCTTTGTACCAGATCTAACTTTTCTTtattgtacaaaaaaaaaaaaggcttctCAAGAATAAAGCAGCTGTGTAAACAAATGctacaaatttatttcaaacagCCAACACTAGGGACTGAATCATCACATTTTCCATGAGCATTGATGCAAGTTGAATAAGTCCCCTCCTTCGAATTCGATGAAGCTATGTGGATGTGCTCCAGCACTATGTTGTCACAGCCAACAGTCCGGCTGCAATTCAAGGCAATTGCATCTTGTGTGATTGATGTCCCATGAATTCCAGTGTAAGAAACATCACTTATTTTGACTGCATttgtctttttaattaatcaaaataaaatattgtattaGTAAAAGTATAAACAATAAGAAATCTAAAATCAAGTATATGATAGAAtcaagatttttattatttgcttaCTTCATTACTGCATTGTTCATGTGGGCAGTAAAATTGGTCAATGATGATGGGATTGTCAACATCTGTGAGTGTAATGTCGTTGAAAGTTATCTTCCTGGCATACCCAGACCCCCcctataaatattaagaaccattaagaataaattttgaaataagaaatatatattacaaatgatgaatattattggttaatttaaGAAGACTTTAATTACCTGCCATGTTTTGATCCTCAATCCATTTTGAGTTGCGTTCAAAGTACAATTTTTCACATGTACTTCCTCAACTGCTGCTGCCTCTCCTTGCTTTCCTAGGCTTCCGATGCTAGAATAACAAATGCTCTTATAAGTATAGATACTTGCAACGCTTTGTAAATCGTTTGGATTAATTAGACAAAGTCATCATAATTAACAAACCTTATACCATGCCCCGGACCACATGTCAACCCAGTTACATTAATCTGAGAGCTTCCCGTGTTAATTGCAATGCAATCATCACCTAAATtcatacaacaaaaatttatgcTATACGCACAATTAAACTcaagaaaatagaaagaagaaatgaTAGTAAGAGTACTAATCTAGTTTAGGATATTGGACTTTATTAAACTCAGGAAAAACTATTATATTATACTATTGCACCATATGGCATTATATCTTTCTGGATTTTGATTCTGAATTGGATAATttctaatgataataataaacaaaggtacaaaattgaatgtattagaaaaagcaaaataataataatattaacctGTGGCAATGTTACTGTTGAGAATATGAATGTTTTGGGAGGCAGAGATGTCAATGCCATCAGTGTTAGGGCTTGATTCAGGGGCTGATATGTGGAGATTAGAGAGAGTTGCATCCTGACAGTTATCTAAGGAGATGTGATTTTTCTGACTGTTGATATGTTTCAGTCCACTGACTTGAAAACTGGTacatttttcaaatactaatgcCTGTTGCCATCCATCATATTCATGAAAAAGGAATGTGTATGTAATATTATCATTACATTTGATGAATGTTTATGTTAATTAAGCATTTTGTTCATAAATTTTCTTACTTTGGGTTTCGTGCAGTCCTCGCTATACTGCATATGATTCAGGAAGGTGTATGAGAATTtgtgataaaaataatgaaaaaaaaaaggttcagTAAAAGGGACGAGAGTTCGCAAAAAAATGTTGTGCACCCACATCTGAGCAAAGCTTCCACCACTGTGATCCTTGGCCATCAATTTCTCCATTTCCATTAACAGTAAATCCATTGACATTTGCGAAGTAAAGCCAAGACCTTCGATCCTTTCCTTTCCAACTTGACGGTCCTTCAGGTGCAATGAGATTCCCCTCAATCtgtgttaaaaaaataggGCTTTAAAGTAAGACTTTCTTTTTCGAGAAACTACAGCACAATTCTGTCTggtattgaaaaattattaaatctttCGTTAATACCCTTAATATTTCCACTATTGATTCCCGTGCTTCCATTATTGACCGCTGACTTACACTATATTATGTACACAATAAATAGAATTTTGGGACATACGTcggtaataaaaaaatttggagtgtataaaaaaaaaattaaaatagtcaACAGAGAGTGTGATGACCTTATAccttttttattgataaatattgCTAGTATTATGAAAGGTATTGATGATggtgagaaaattaaaatccatttACCTGAACTTGGAGGTTGGAAGATTTGCATGGACCTTGGAAACTTGTAGGTTGCAGCAAGAATGTTTTCCCCTGAGGAACCTGAAGGGTTGGATTGTTTGATGTATCTCCACAAACCGCGTTCCATGCTTTAATAAAAGCCTAGAAATGAATTAAATCACAGAAGTTACCGTAAAATACTAacacaaggaaaaaaaaaaattaagaagaacAGAAACTAAAGagctttgatattttaaattgagAAAGGCAAACTAGCTGTAATTAATCTCTAGACTCTAGTTATTCTATTGAttactgattttttctttttctcttctttcgaAAGTGAGTATTAATTCGATGTTGTCATTTTAATTCTTGTTTCACTTATCCGTGTCTCATGTTTCATTCTATATCGTGCGTTTTATATCTCTCATACATAATATATTTACTATTTCTAATCAGAGCTTGACAGTTTCTATTTTAGGTCAAGTTTGCATGGTTGGATTTTGTGGTTTTTCAATTACCAAAAGCTCTCATATATCTATGTGGCACTGGGGATTGAATCATCTCCAAATGATAGTTCAGTTGATTTGACTtgcataataaaaacaaaggatCACAGTTTAAATCTTTGGAAACATATTTAATGTATAGCGAGATAGAATATGGTGTATGGATACATGAGAAACaagtatatataattatgaggTACccgtattttttaaaatatgaattcatttttatattatatggTGTATTAAGTATGGGCATCCGCATTAGAGAATGACTAATATTAATAGCTCTCTATTGTGTTGCTTGTAGTCTAACATTGTATCATAGTTATGAAatgtttataatattaaatctatattttatgaCAAGCGTTCCATTTGGAGAATGACTcgtatgtaaaaataaaatatatatatttacttggGAATCATCGGTAACTCCATTTCCCACAGCACCAAAGTTCATAACGTTATAAGGCATTGTTCCAGGATACGATCGGCTCCAACCCAATGTAGCCATGCACATTAGCAAAGAGATGATGAAAAATAGTTCCTGCATTGAGAGTAAAAATGAATTATGATATGCATATTGGcagaaagaaatttaaaatgaaagaatgcGAGAGTGGAAGAGTGAATTAATTGAGGATAAATGTCTCCTCTTGCCATTGTCTATTTGCGACAAAAATGAAGACTATACGCTTTtagttatgaaaataataatactaaaaaagTTTTGATGATTTATAACAACTGATCATTTGGtcttctatttatatttatccttCAAAGCTCTAATATGCAAGATAATCCCATAATAGATTCTCTCATACATGGGGTTTCCAATTTGAGCCCATATATAgatctttttatttgaatacaTTGATAATTTTGAACTTATTGCCAAATTGTTAGGATTTGCCGtactaacaataatatttatttccaaattaaTCCAACATGGTCCTGATAATGTATTCAATTAGGCTAGATTTTAATAATCCTTATCATGCAATAGCTATCCGatctatttatttagattagtttttaattatccTCATCGTgcaatttctaatatttatttgttgagTGTTATAACTTATTGATGTCAGACTCTGCATTAGAAGATAAAATCAACCCAGGTGCAGTAGTGCAGTAGACGTAGAGTgatgaatattataaattatcgAAGATTATGGTTAATGGTCTCGCTATAATATGTCACGaacatttttttatggaaACCACATATGAAAACTTTTAAGCTAAATAtggaataattaaaaaaatcatcgGTGAAAATATATTACGTGTTAGCTAGATATTCATTTATAAGAGTAAGCTATTGCCTAGTCTTACCGATAAAATTTCCATGGTACAGTTTCAACGGGATCATGCAATAAATCTGATCAATGTATAATTTCAATTCTCATTATAATtacttgattttaaaataaatgtatacatgaaaattttattaaaactgacctagttcttttttattgtaattgggTTAGATATTTGCATAAACTGCTGAATACAGCCGccaaattcatcaaattcaaaatccttacaaaattcattttcattataacCCTACTAAGAAATTAAGCAATTATGACATTTCAATTAACCCTATTTTAATTGCATAAATAATCC
This window contains:
- the LOC102628571 gene encoding DCC family protein At1g52590, chloroplastic isoform X3 encodes the protein MALLVPGGGCARLAISHPAQVSRRTAVVATLSPPKRDKVDYWVDATSSFFEPDSRPIMLYDGVCNLCNGGVKFVRDNDKNRRIRYEALQSESGKKLLRRSGRAPDDISSVVLVEKDRSYIKSDAVLKIMEYIDLPFPQLAFFLQFVPQFVRDFAYDNIANNRYNIFGRSDSSSSCTYNGVITSLRECYLWDPHRGWKFVRTSIV
- the LOC102628571 gene encoding DCC family protein At1g52590, chloroplastic isoform X4, whose protein sequence is MALLVPGGGCARLAISHPAQVSRRTAVVATLSPPKRDKVDYWVDATSSFFEPDSRPIMLYDGVCNLCNGGVKFVRDNDKNRRIRYEALQSESGKKLLRRSGRAPDDISSVVLVEKDRSYIKSDAVLKIMEYIDLPFPQLAFFLQFVPQFVRDFAYDNIANNRYNIFGRSDSSSSCTYNGVITSLRECYLWDPHRDRPVCN
- the LOC102628571 gene encoding DCC family protein At1g52590, chloroplastic isoform X1, which gives rise to MALLVPGGGCARLAISHPAQVSRRTAVVATLSPPKRDKVDYWVDATSSFFEPDSRPIMLYDGVCNLCNGGVKFVRDNDKNRRIRYEALQSESGKKLLRRSGRAPDDISSVVLVEKDRSYIKSDAVLKIMEYIDLPFPQLAFFLQFVPQFVRDFAYDNIANNRYNIFGRSDSSSSCTYNGVITSLRECYLWDPHRGMELPFDNFNILNPGSFVEFSWSKDYILLGWKFVRTSIV
- the LOC102628571 gene encoding DCC family protein At1g52590, chloroplastic isoform X7, producing the protein MALLVPGGGCARLAISHPAQVSRRTAVVATLSPPKRDKVDYWVDATSSFFEPDSRPIMLYDGVCNLCNGGVKFVRDNDKNRRIRYEALQSESGKKLLRRSGRAPDDISSVVLVEKDRSYIKSDAVLKIMEYIDLPFPQLAFFLQFVPQFVRDFAYDNIANNRYNIFGRSDSFCN
- the LOC102628571 gene encoding DCC family protein At1g52590, chloroplastic isoform X2, whose amino-acid sequence is MALLVPGGGCARLAISHPAQVSRRTAVVATLSPPKRDKVDYWVDATSSFFEPDSRPIMLYDGVCNLCNGGVKFVRDNDKNRRIRYEALQSESGKKLLRRSGRAPDDISSVVLVEKDRSYIKSDAVLKIMEYIDLPFPQLAFFLQFVPQFVRDFAYDNIANNRYNIFGRSDSSSSCTYNGVITSLRECYLWDPHRGLHPVRLEICKDQHSLKL
- the LOC102628571 gene encoding DCC family protein At1g52590, chloroplastic isoform X5, coding for MALLVPGGGCARLAISHPAQVSRRTAVVATLSPPKRDKVDYWVDATSSFFEPDSRPIMLYDGVCNLCNGGVKFVRDNDKNRRIRYEALQSESGKKLLRRSGRAPDDISSVVLVEKDRSYIKSDAVLKIMEYIDLPFPQLAFFLQFVPQFVRDFAYDNIANNRYNIFGRSDSSLQSLLRAIFFCKQLHI
- the LOC102628571 gene encoding DCC family protein At1g52590, chloroplastic isoform X6, with translation MALLVPGGGCARLAISHPAQVSRRTAVVATLSPPKRDKVDYWVDATSSFFEPDSRPIMLYDGVCNLCNGGVKFVRDNDKNRRIRYEALQSESGKKLLRRSGRAPDDISSVVLVEKDRSYIKSDAVLKIMEYIDLPFPQLAFFLQFVPQFVRDFAYDNIANNRYNIFGRSDSYRPVCN